CTGGCCAAGCTGGAATACCTGAACCCCGCCGGCAGCGTGAAAGACCGCATTGCCCAGGCCATGATTGACGCGGCGGAAGCCGCCGGAGAGCTGAAGCCGGATTCCGTCATCATTGAGCCCACCAGCGGAAACACGGGCATCGGCCTGGCGGCGGTGGCCGCTTCACGCGGGTACCGGATTATACTGACCATGCCGGAGACGATGAGCGTGGAACGCCGCAACCTCCTGAAAGCCTACGGCGCGGAACTGGTGCTGACGGACGGCGCGCTGGGCATGAAAGGAGCCATCGCCAAGGCGGAGGAACTGGCCGCGGGACTGCCCAACAGCTTTATCCCCGGCCAGTTCGCCAACCCGGCCAACCCGGAAGCTCATTTCCGCACCACAGGCCCGGAAATCTGGAATGATACAGAAGGCAAAGCGGATATTTTTGTGGCGGGCGTGGGTACCGGAGGAACGATCACAGGCGTGGGCAAATACCTTAAATCCCGTAATCCGGACATCCGGGTCGTGGCTGTGGAGCCGTTCTCCTCCCCCGTGCTGACCCAGGGCACGGCCGGCCCCCACAAGATTCAGGGCATTGGCGCGGGATTCGTTCCGGAAACGCTGGACACCTCCGTGTACAATGAAGTCATCACCGTCACCAATGAAGACGCTTTCGCCACAGGGAAGGAGCTGGCGCGCACGGACGGCGTGCTGGCGGGCATTTCCTCCGGCGCCGCTCTATGGGCCGCCACACAGGTGGCGCGGCGCCCGGAGAATGAAGGCAAGACCATCGTCGTCCTGCTGCCGGACACGGGGGACCGCTATCTTTCCACCCCTCTGTTTACGGACTGATTCTTTCCATTCCTTTGTCATGAAAAAATTCAACCTCCATCTCTACCTGGTTACGGATGAACCGTCCAAATGCCGCTACAGCCTTCTGGAAACCGTCCGGAAAGCGGCGGACGGGGGAATTACCATCGTGCAGTACCGCTCCACCAACCCGGATGCGGGAACCTGTTACCGGGAAGCCCTGCCCATACGGGATTTCCTGGCCTCCCGCGGTATTCCCTTCATTGTCAATAACCGCATTGACCTGGCCCTGGCGCTGGAAGCAGACGGCGTCCACATCGGCCAGAGGGATCTTCCGGTTCCATCCGTCAGAGCCATGATCGGCCCGGATAAAATCCTGGGGCTGTCCGTCTCCAATGAGAACCAGCTCCGCGCCGTGGATGCCGCCCTGGTGGACTACCTGGGCATGGGCCCCGTCTTTCCCACCATTTCCAAGCTGAACGCCCCGCCCGTGCTGGGCGTGGAAGGCTTCTCCGCTCTGGCTTCACAGTCACCGCTGCCCGTTGTCGCCATCGGCGGTCTGGACGCGGAACGGGCCCGGCAGGTGCGCGCCACGGGAACAGCCTCCGGAATTGCCGTTGTCTCCGCCATTTGCGGAGCGGAGAACCCGGAAGCCGCCGCACGGGCTCTGGCCTGACGGGCGGACCGCGGGAAATGCCGGACACCATCATTTTTTAACGCCATGCTTTCATCAACAAACCTTGTTCAAGCCGTTGCCGCCGATCTGGGAAAAATCCGGGAAACGGCCCCGCTGGTTCTTTCCCTGACCAATTCCGTCGTCCAGCCGCTGACGGCTAATCTTCTGCTGGCCATAGGCGCTGTGCCCGCGATGCTCAACGACGCGGAAGAAGCGGCGGACATGCTCCGCAACGGAACAGGCGCCCTGCTGGTCAACCTGGGCACCGTGACGCGCGAACAGGGGGCCGCCATGCAAACGGCGGTGCGGGAAGCCAACCGGCTGAATATCCCCTGGGTGATGGATCCTGTGGCCGTAGGGGCGCTCTCCCTGCGCACGCGGCTGGCGGGGCAATTAAAGGAACAGTCTCCCCGCATCATCCGCGGAAACGCTTCTGAAATCATGGCCCTGGCCGGCTATTCCTCCGTCATGAAAGGGCCGGAAAGCACCAGTTCCAGCGCAGACGCCCTGCATGCGGCCAGGGAACTGGCCCTGCACACGGGGGCGGCCGTGCTTGTTACGGGGCGTACGGACTATTCCACGGACGGCCGCCAGGTAATCGCCACGGAAAACGGACACGCCATGATGTCCCGCGTCACGGGCGTGGGCTGTTCCATGGGGGCATTATCCGCCGCCTGCGCCGCCGTTTCCCCCACTCCCCTGCAGGCGGCCGTTTCCACAGCCGTACTCATGGGCATTGCCGGAGAAATGGCCTTTGAACAGAGCCCCGCCCCCGGTTCCTTTGCCGTATCATTGCTGGACAGCCTTTACTCCCTTTCTCCGGAAGACGTTGTCCGTAGAGCGCGCTTTCTTTCCCTTTAACCGTCTCCCTCCCCTCCGGAAGGTTACGCCGCATTCATACGGCCTGATCCTGCCGGCTCCGGAGGAGGCAGGCGCCTCAGCTGAGGCTATCCGGGAGAAAGAAAGCTCCGGGGCCCGCCCCGCTGGAAAACCTGCGCCATGCTTTCAGGCGTTACGCCCACGGAGCAGGAAACAGCATCCCGGGGACCTGCCGGATCCCGCCACAGCCGTTTGCCTATCCCGACCGCCGAGCGCTGGGACTGCAAGCGGATTTAGTGTTGAGAAATACCTGCGGCTCCCTATAATAAAAAGCAATCCATTTCAGCATGGCAAACTCCACTACCACGCAAAAACTCTGCAACTGGTTCATTCAGCAGTCGAACGCCAGGGGGCACGTCCTGACGCCCGTCAAACTGAACCATCTGGTCATTCTGGCGGACTGGTGGCATCTGCACCGAACAGGCGGTTTTCTGATCAATGAACGGGTGGAAGCATGGCCTTCCGGTCCGGTACTCCCTTCCATTTATCATGAATACAAGGATCAGCCGCCCTACTCTTCCATAGAACATCCCAGCCGCCGCCAGCCCCCTTTGGAGGAGGAAACGGACATCATTCCCTTTCTGGAACATATCTGGAACTTCTATGGCAAATATACGGCCCAGCAGCTCGGACGCATCAACACCGCCCCTTCCTCCCCATGGCGGCAGGCCCAGGGCAGGCACGAACAGGCGCACCGCCAGCAAATCACAGAGGAACATGTGCAGGCGTACTTTCAAAGCCTGGCCGGATAATTCCGGAAAAAACAGCCTGCCGCTTCCCTGCACAGCCTTTTTCCAATCAAAACATATCTTTGAGTAAAAAAAAACTTGCAAAAAACGGCCGGTTCCGCTTTAATGCGCCCGCGCTTTCAAAGCGTCCGTTACATAGCCCTATAGTGTAATCGGTAACACAGCGGATTCTGGTTCCGTATTTTGGGGTTCGAGTCCTCATAGGGCTACCACTTCTAATAAAAGAGCCGTTTCTCCGGAGACGGCTCTTTTATTTTCTTTTTATTCCCGCTTCCACCGCCCCTTCCCACAAACCGGACAACAAGGAGACGGTAAAAAATCTGGAAGCAAAAGATGATTCTTTGACAGAACCTGTTTCCTCCCCGTTTATATTGGAAATATGGCACGTCTTTTATTCCTTCTCGGCGGCATTCTGCTCTCCTTCTCCCCTCCGGCAGAAGCGGCAGCCCAATACAGCATTATCCCTGAGCCGTCCAGAACGGAACTCAAGCAAGAAACAGCAACAACTTTACAGCTTCTTTCCGACCGGGAAGCTCCGTCCCTGAGAACGGACGCCTACCGGCTCACGGTCACCCCGCAGGGAGCGCACCTCGCTTCCGGAGGAAAGGAGGGCAGAATTTACGGGCTGGCAACCCTCCGCCAGCTTCGGGACCAGTTGGCGGAGCAGCCGGAGGGCATCCCCTGCGGCATTATTACGGACGAGCCGCGCTACCCCTGGCGCGGCCTCATGGTGGACCCCGCGCGGCATTTTATCCCCGTCAAGGACCTGGAAAAATTCGTGAACCTCATGGCCTACTACAAATTCAACAAGCTGCACCTGCATCTGACGGACAACCAGGGCTGGAGGCTGCCCGTGCCCGGTTACCCCAAATTGAAAAGCGTCGCCTCCAGGCGGGCGGAAAGCTTCGGAGACGGAATCCCCCACGAGGGGATGTACACCAAACAGGAATTGAAAGGCCTGGTGGAGTACTGCGCCAAGCGGGGGATTGAAGTCATCCCTGAAATAGACATGCCGGGCCACAACCAGGCGCTCCATGCCGCCTACCCGGAATTTTTCTGCTTCCCCAAACCGGACATAAACGTGCGGACGACAGCGGGAAACAGCAGGGAACTGGTCTGCCCCCAAAAGCCGGAAGTCTGGGAATTTTATGCCGCCGTTTTCAAGGAACTCAAAGATATTTTCCCGTCCGGCACGGTTCATCTGGGCGGGGATGAGGCCCCTACGGAACTCTGGGGAAAATGCCCTCTGTGCCGGGAAGCCCGGACTAAAGCAGGCATGAAAGACGAACAGGAACAAATGAGAGCCTTTTTTGCGAAAACGACAGCCCTGCTTGCCAAAAACGGACAAAAACCGCAATTCTGGTATGAGGGGAATGCCGGCATTTACCATCCGGGGGAAACGGTTTACGCCTGGCGGCAAAACCAGGCATGCCAGTCTATAGAGAAGGCCAGAAAGGCGAAATTGGACCTGATTATGGCATCCAACGAATACTGTTACCTGGATTTTCCCCAGATTCAGGGGCAGCACAACTGGGGATGGATGAAAACCACCACCCTGCAAAAATGTTATGAACTGGATCCCGCTTTTGGAAAACCGGAGAACGAGGCAGGCCATATCCGGGGCGTTCATGCCCCCATATGGGCGGAACGCCTGCCGGACCTGGACCACTTGCTTTACCGCGCCTATCCGCGCGCCTGCGCCATTGCGGAAGCCGGCTGGTCCCCGATGAACGCGCGTTCCTGGGAAAACTTCCGGCGCAAGCTGGCCGACCACCGTCAATTCATCCTCAAACGCTTCAATTATGATATGGAGCGCACCAGGGAGAATGAACCCGCCTTCCCGTGGAAAAACAAAAAGTAATTCCCGCCGTTTTTCCTTATCACGCCTCCTTCACCATGATAGAGTCTTTTCCGAAACAACTTACCGTGATGTTCAAACTGCCCTCCATCCTGGCCTGCGCCATTTTTTCCGCACACACGGCATGTGCCGCCGCAGCGGAAAAATACAGCGTTATCCCGGAGCCGGAAAAAACGGAGCTGCAGCAAAACAGTACCAGAACCCTGAAACTTCTTTCCGACCGGGAATCCCCGTCCCTGGGAAAGGCCGCCTACCGGCTCTCGGTCACTCCTCAGGGGGCGCACATCGCTTCCGGAGGAAGGGAGGGCAGAATTTACGGGCTGGCAACCCTCCGCCAGCTCCGGGACCAGTTGGCGGAGCAGCCGGAGGGCATCCCCTGCGGCGTCATTACGGACGAGCCGCGCTACCCCTGGCGCGGCCTCATGGTGGACCCCGCGCGGCATTTCATCCCCGTCAAGGACCTGGAAAAATTCGTGGACCTTATGGCCTACTACAAATTCAACAAGCTCCAGATCCACTTGACGGACGACCAGGGGTGGCGTCTTCCGGTGCCCGGCTACCCCAAACTCAAAAGCATCTCTTCCAAACGGAAAGAAAGCATGCGCAACGGAACTCCTCATGAGGGGATGTACACCAAACAGGAACTGAAGGATCTGGTGGAGTACTGCGCGGCGCGCGGCATTGAGGTCATCCCTGAAATAGACGTGCCGGGCCACAATCAGGCCCTGGCGGCAGCCTATCCTGAATTCTTCTGCTTCCCGAACCCGGATACGAAAGTAAAGACCGATGAAGGC
This region of Akkermansia muciniphila genomic DNA includes:
- the cysK gene encoding cysteine synthase A, coding for MKIYKNITELIGGTPLLELTNYERRNGLNATILAKLEYLNPAGSVKDRIAQAMIDAAEAAGELKPDSVIIEPTSGNTGIGLAAVAASRGYRIILTMPETMSVERRNLLKAYGAELVLTDGALGMKGAIAKAEELAAGLPNSFIPGQFANPANPEAHFRTTGPEIWNDTEGKADIFVAGVGTGGTITGVGKYLKSRNPDIRVVAVEPFSSPVLTQGTAGPHKIQGIGAGFVPETLDTSVYNEVITVTNEDAFATGKELARTDGVLAGISSGAALWAATQVARRPENEGKTIVVLLPDTGDRYLSTPLFTD
- the thiE gene encoding thiamine phosphate synthase; this translates as MKKFNLHLYLVTDEPSKCRYSLLETVRKAADGGITIVQYRSTNPDAGTCYREALPIRDFLASRGIPFIVNNRIDLALALEADGVHIGQRDLPVPSVRAMIGPDKILGLSVSNENQLRAVDAALVDYLGMGPVFPTISKLNAPPVLGVEGFSALASQSPLPVVAIGGLDAERARQVRATGTASGIAVVSAICGAENPEAAARALA
- the thiM gene encoding hydroxyethylthiazole kinase, translated to MLSSTNLVQAVAADLGKIRETAPLVLSLTNSVVQPLTANLLLAIGAVPAMLNDAEEAADMLRNGTGALLVNLGTVTREQGAAMQTAVREANRLNIPWVMDPVAVGALSLRTRLAGQLKEQSPRIIRGNASEIMALAGYSSVMKGPESTSSSADALHAARELALHTGAAVLVTGRTDYSTDGRQVIATENGHAMMSRVTGVGCSMGALSAACAAVSPTPLQAAVSTAVLMGIAGEMAFEQSPAPGSFAVSLLDSLYSLSPEDVVRRARFLSL
- a CDS encoding Panacea domain-containing protein translates to MANSTTTQKLCNWFIQQSNARGHVLTPVKLNHLVILADWWHLHRTGGFLINERVEAWPSGPVLPSIYHEYKDQPPYSSIEHPSRRQPPLEEETDIIPFLEHIWNFYGKYTAQQLGRINTAPSSPWRQAQGRHEQAHRQQITEEHVQAYFQSLAG
- a CDS encoding beta-N-acetylhexosaminidase — protein: MARLLFLLGGILLSFSPPAEAAAQYSIIPEPSRTELKQETATTLQLLSDREAPSLRTDAYRLTVTPQGAHLASGGKEGRIYGLATLRQLRDQLAEQPEGIPCGIITDEPRYPWRGLMVDPARHFIPVKDLEKFVNLMAYYKFNKLHLHLTDNQGWRLPVPGYPKLKSVASRRAESFGDGIPHEGMYTKQELKGLVEYCAKRGIEVIPEIDMPGHNQALHAAYPEFFCFPKPDINVRTTAGNSRELVCPQKPEVWEFYAAVFKELKDIFPSGTVHLGGDEAPTELWGKCPLCREARTKAGMKDEQEQMRAFFAKTTALLAKNGQKPQFWYEGNAGIYHPGETVYAWRQNQACQSIEKARKAKLDLIMASNEYCYLDFPQIQGQHNWGWMKTTTLQKCYELDPAFGKPENEAGHIRGVHAPIWAERLPDLDHLLYRAYPRACAIAEAGWSPMNARSWENFRRKLADHRQFILKRFNYDMERTRENEPAFPWKNKK
- a CDS encoding beta-N-acetylhexosaminidase; amino-acid sequence: MIESFPKQLTVMFKLPSILACAIFSAHTACAAAAEKYSVIPEPEKTELQQNSTRTLKLLSDRESPSLGKAAYRLSVTPQGAHIASGGREGRIYGLATLRQLRDQLAEQPEGIPCGVITDEPRYPWRGLMVDPARHFIPVKDLEKFVDLMAYYKFNKLQIHLTDDQGWRLPVPGYPKLKSISSKRKESMRNGTPHEGMYTKQELKDLVEYCAARGIEVIPEIDVPGHNQALAAAYPEFFCFPNPDTKVKTDEGVTLHLICPHKPEVWEFYAAVFKELKDIFPSGIVHLGGDEAPLEKTWAQCPLSIRYREQKGMKDVHEELKEFIKKMSSMLAVHGKRIQLWYEKPWAKANIYSKGDAVFTWRMGQTPSTITETKKQGLSLIIAAGEHCYLDYPQIPGQNNRGWMPTTTLEQSYKLDPAFGKPEKEANHIIGVQGTVWGEHLPALDHILYRTYPRACAIAEAGWSPMNARSWENFRRKLADHRQFILKRFNYDMERTKENEPPFK